TTCATTGAAATAGCCCAATTCAAATATCTTCAAGATCCTGCTAAAGAATTACTAAAAGGGAAAACATGATATTCATGGCATTTATGGAGTACCATGTTATCTCCTCTAATTTTAGTTCCTTGCCAAATTTGTAAGTCATTGCCCAGAGTTGAACTAATATAGAAATATGATATACCAAAACAAAAAGACGTGAAGAGATAATATCCATGTTCTCAAAGAATTTACAATACAAAACTGGGAAGAAAAGCAGCACTTTCTTTACACAAGAATGTCTATAATGATATGAACAAATGCAGATAAACACCATGAGACACAGACCGCTAGAAGATGATTCAGAGTCGCTGCTGGAACTACTTGGACTACCGCACTTGCTATTCCTGATTTGTGCATCTTTGTCCTAACATGATAGGGGAGGCATTGCCACAGATATCCACATCCTCCTCGATGGGCTCGCCACCTGCAAGCAAACCAAAAATTGACTACTGCACAGAAGGTGTGTAAATTAAATCTATTGAGAATTTCGAGCTAGAAGAAAATAAACCTTTGCAAGGATTTGTAGACGAGTGGCTAAGGCCAGATACATTCACAGCTTCATTCTCAGAAGGCTCAGATTTCAACTGCTGGATCTGCTCTTTCTCTTGCAAATACTTGTCGACATGCTTCTTCAGCTCAAATAGCATGTCATCACTGACAGCTTGGATGTCAATCTCGATCTCTCCATCACCAGGCATATCTGTATTGCTGTCTTCTTCTTTTGATCTCATATCTGTATTGCTGTCGATGCATTGTTGCAGCAGTTCAAAGATGTGAGGAGGTAACTCATCGGATATAGAAGCCAAGCAGTTCCCAAAGGCTTCTCTCTCTTCAGCTGTCATCTTTGGTTTTTCAGGCGCTGTTTGCCGTACACCTTCCATTGACACATCACTGCGATCCACAGGaggtgtcttcctcctcttcgAGTCAGCCCTGTCAACCTTAACATGTTTCTCAGTGGCAGCAGAAGCCAACTTCTTCTCAATTGGCCTCCATCGACTCTCAAACATCTTGCTCAGTTGGATGGCCATGTCATGCACAGCGTGCCCCTTAGGATTATAAGCCATAGCGTTGTTAAAGGTCAGCCTGACATCAGCAGCAAAATCTGATGGACTTGTGTATGAGCCAGATTCGAGCTTCTTCTGGACAGTACCAAGATCCATTGGGGTCTTGACAATATCAAAATAATCAGGAATTTGCAGCTTGACTACATCAACTGGAACATTGAATATATGACTATATTTCTGAGTCATAAACTTCTTCAAAATAGCTTCACACTGCTTAAACACTGCTGCTTCAGATAACACCGTAGAAGGTTCAGGTCGGGGTTTTGTAGGCAAGAACCGTCCCTTTGCACCACGGATAACATTGGTCACACCACGCTGAGACTTCTGTGGCTTCTTGGCTCGAGGGGCAGCTGAGGATGACAAGGCAGGTGCCCGACTGAGAGGAACAGGGGCTGCAAACTCTGGCTTCTTGAGGA
This genomic window from Miscanthus floridulus cultivar M001 unplaced genomic scaffold, ASM1932011v1 fs_542_2_3, whole genome shotgun sequence contains:
- the LOC136532162 gene encoding transcription factor GTE8-like; the protein is MVVNAEQICDPLAPGHMTPTVLMEFGQQRPIKRGYEEMAFRGVATAASRGYTETVGESEVAAGSPVRVDSEDSSAPKRKCISLNTDGFDVKREIFVPSKMSSSERRYLRKRFRAELDSVRDLLKKPEFAAPVPLSRAPALSSSAAPRAKKPQKSQRGVTNVIRGAKGRFLPTKPRPEPSTVLSEAAVFKQCEAILKKFMTQKYSHIFNVPVDVVKLQIPDYFDIVKTPMDLGTVQKKLESGSYTSPSDFAADVRLTFNNAMAYNPKGHAVHDMAIQLSKMFESRWRPIEKKLASAATEKHVKVDRADSKRRKTPPVDRSDVSMEGVRQTAPEKPKMTAEEREAFGNCLASISDELPPHIFELLQQCIDSNTDMRSKEEDSNTDMPGDGEIEIDIQAVSDDMLFELKKHVDKYLQEKEQIQQLKSEPSENEAVNVSGLSHSSTNPCKGGEPIEEDVDICGNASPIMLGQRCTNQE